From the Oncorhynchus keta strain PuntledgeMale-10-30-2019 chromosome 13, Oket_V2, whole genome shotgun sequence genome, the window AGCGGGAAAATAACAgtaccgaggctatatacagggggttccggtacagagtcaatgtgcgggggcacaagttagtcgaggtaattgaggtaatatgtacatgtaggtagagttaaagtgactgtgcatagataataaccagagagtagcagcagtgtaaaatagagggtggggggacaatgcaaatagtctgggtagccatttgattagcatggcttggggtagaaaatgttagattctatggattcttcaattacattgagctgatttcctTCTTTTTCCAAAGtgcatttctgtattgttttagtgattcaccatagtgaaggcgtaggctcaggttttctggttctatgtttttggttggataggtttctcaatttctttcttaggtttttgtactcttcatcaaaccatttgtcattgttgttaattttcttaggttgtctgcttgaaatgttTAGATTTGTTAGGGAAGCCGAGAGGTCAAATATACCGTTTAGGTTTTCTACAgctaagtttacaccttcactattacagtggaacgttttgtccaggaagttgtctaaaagggattgaatttgttgttgcctaattgttttgtggtatatttccacactattttCCTTCCAGCTATAGCATTTATTAATATTGTTCTATTCCTTTTGATTTGGTGCCTCATGATTGTTCAAGTAGTGTGttattttgctgtgatctgataggggtgtcagtggactgactgaacGCTCTAAGatactctgggttgaggtcaatgataaagtagtctacagtgctactgccaagagatgagctataggtgtacctaccgtaggagtcccctcgaagcctaccaatgactatgtacatacccagcgtccgacagagctgcaggagttgtgactcgtttttgttggttatgttgtcgtagttgtgtctaTGGGGGCATATGgaggagggaatgctgtcacctctaggtaggtgtttgtccccctttGTGGTGAGGGTGTTGGgatcttgtccagttctggcatttaggtcgacACAGTACATGTCCCCGAGCCTGGAAATtgttgatctccccctctaggatggagaagctgtcatcgttaaagtatggggattctattggggggatataggtaacACACAAGGACatttctctgttgagatcatttccttattcatttctagccagatgtaacattttcctgttttgactaattcAATAGAGCGGGTTAGGGCTGCTCTATACAACATttgcataccccctgagtctcttccctgtttcacacctggtagtttggtgaatgggactaccagctctctgtaacctagagggcaaccagtgagtctgtctcctttataccatgtttcttgtaggatgacaatgtctgtatttccaatttatttgatgaagtctgggttcctgctctttaggccaaaagCAGATGACCTCACACCTTGTATATTGcaggatgagatagtaaaagctttattccatagtgtctagtgttgttttgtgtggtttaggcccggaccatcacagtaggtgtgatcagagcatgttgagcatctgatacatACTTCTTAGGTcacaggatggggcttgggtgGGTGTAATAGTGTGGGTTGGAAATGTTGCTCTGCTCACGGCCTGGGCATATGTCCTGCTGTCATGTTGAGGTCCTTGCCGCAGGGGGGCATGGGGTGGGCAGAAGGGGCATAGGTCTGATATGGGGGGCCTACATAGGGTGTGGCCGCAGGGGTGGGTGGCATGGGGTGGGCAGAAGTTGCATAGGTCTGATATGGGGAAGGCCAGGGTGTGGCCAGGGTTTGCTTGGGGTGGTCTTAGCTGGTTGGGGTGTGGCTGGTGATGCTGTGGCCTGGCTGTAGCTCCTCTTGGCATGGGTTTTCTCGGTGCAGGTTCTTCTGGAGGGGGTCTTTCAGGACTGGGAGGgtatctcgctggtctgggtgtagAGTCCGTTGTTCTGTTGCTCCTGTCTAAGGTGCTGGGGTTACGGTTGAGGATGACGTCCTACCGGGTCCTGGCAAACGTTGGgattgctgccttgtagaggtggacctggtcgtaaAGGCTTTTCAattccagggtggagtggtgggccaggtagacATTACGTTTTGAGGCACAGTCTCGCAAAATGCTTGCATTCACCCACTGTATGGTGGCAAAGTGAAAGTATTTGTGGTATCAGGGTGGAGacaaccacttgtgcgttggggaaagtggaagaagctttttcaatcactcccttgagtGCTGTCATTTGTGCCCATGTGAATCTTGATGTGGCTGGGGGACCCTGGTGTCTcttctgacaacagctccagggcatgcctagtgtttgggCACCAGAGTTTAGCCACTTTGTGTTGTCCTTCAGATCCATGTTTGCCTCTAAGTTCTCCCACCTCAGTCCGTAGAGCAGCCAGATCTACGGACTGGGGGGTTGTTGTAGGCTTGTTCTGTCTGGATTGTGTGGActagctctctgagctccaccatgtctctctccagctctgtgaATGTATCCCTCTCAATGATGGAGGAGCAGTGCAGTTGTGGGACCTGGGTGTGTTCAGTGCTGGGGGGGACTATCCTCATACTCAGGATGGGGGAGTCGTCACAGTGTGAGAGCTTTTCCTGGGCCAATACCTTCTCTCTTTACATTGGGGTAGTTCTAATTAGCACTGTGCCATgacaggggatggtttgtgtgaaAATTGCTTACATTCCCCTCTTTGTAGCAGTCAGCAAATAGTGTCTCTGGATTGTCTTTGATGAGGTTTTTTTTGTAGTTATTCCTTGCAGGGTTATTTTTAATATCCATGGGGTACTGTATTGATCTCTGGACAGGGATAAGCCATTGGGGCTTCTAAAGCCTCTGCGTTTGGGTGGGGGGCTGTGAAACACTACTGCTATTgttgggaactctgaaaaataagTCAAATATTGACGTCAAAAAATCATCAGGTCAAATCATGACGCAAAGTCAGAGTcttagaaagaggcccgagtttcCGAGTTGGATAACTAACAGTTCAAATCCATTGCCCCTGTAGGAGCTCGTTTATTTTCCGAGTTCACAGTTGTTTTCAACACACTGGGGTCGAAAACCAGAGATTTCCGAGTtcacagttgttttgaaagcggtAAAAATAACATTATCACGCAATCAATGACCCCGAAGAATCGTTTGatcagtggtaggcttgattaccaacaacgacgagacggcctacagggaggaggtgagggccctcggagtgtgatgtcaggaaaataacctcacactcaacgtcaacaaaacaaaggagatgatcgtggacttcaggaaacagcagagggagcaacccCCCTacccacatcgacgggacagtagtggataGGGTAGTcatttttaagttcctcggcttacacatcacggacaaactgaattggtccacccacacagacagcgtggtgaagaaggcgcagcagcgcctcttcaacctcaggaggctgaagaaatgaaGAAAtgcggcttgtcaccaaaagcactcacatttacagatgcacaatcgagagcatcctgccgggctgtatcaccgcctggtacggcaactgctccgcccacaaccgtaaggctctccagagggtagtgaggtctgcacaacgcatcaccgggggcaaactacctgccctccaggacacctacaccacccgatgtcacagaaaggccataaagatcatcaaggacaacaaccacccgagccactgcctgttcaccccactatcatccagaaggcgaggtcagtacaggtgcatcaaagcagggacagagagactaaaaaacagcttatatctcaaggctatcagactgttaaacagccaccactaacattgagtggctgatgccaacacactgactcaactccagccactttaataatgccacttaatataatgtttacataccctacattactcatctcatacgtcTATACTCTACTCGATAccttctactgcatcttgcctatgccgttctgtaccatcaatcattcatatattttcatgtacatattcttcatccctttacacttgtgtgtgtgtataaggtagttgttgtgaaattgttaggttagattactcgttggttattactgcattgtcggaacgagaagcacaagcatttcgctacactcgcattaacatcggctaaccatgtgtatgtgaaaaatctaatttgatttgatcaagacGTTTTTCAAACCGTGTGCTACCGAAAAAGAGATCCCACTGATTTCTTCGATTCCAAGTTGGTTTCAAACACCGATCTCTAGTTGATATCTGCACTAAGATTTGATTGATATTATGGAGAAAAAAAACGTATATGAACGCTGATTTTCATTGCTGATCAACAGGTGTCCCTGATCTGCATTGTGTTAATGAACCGTTTCTCGGCAGTTTGTTGAAGCTCCAAAAGGCTTCAGAAAGCCACCGTTTCACATGCCTAGTGACGTATGCTCTTCATTAGTATTATAGTAACTTCACTGAAAGGGTAGAAAACTGCTTAAATGTAAAACGTTTTACAAATATGGAATTGAATGCCATGGCACAGTAAATGATATATGGTCAATGTTATCATCtctctcacgcacgcacacagagagacaacttTGCCCTATGCGTCTGTATCTGATTCATCGTCATAGGTCACTCACGGCAAAGTCCATCCAAAAGAAATTGGTGAGTCAGACACGCAGAAATCGAGAGGCCACAGCACTGACACAACAACAGGAGGAAAAACataaaaagagagaggaagataaaaAGTGGGATATGGAGACGACGGCATCACTAATAAAGTAAGTACAGTTGCTTCCTCCTAATTTACCACATTTTGGGTTGCAACAGCTCATTCTCAGAGTATTTACGATAGAAAATATCTCTTTGGGTTTTCACTTGTTCAATCAGTTATATTTTGAGATTCTGATTTGGTAAGCACGCTATTGTATACTATATCACTCACCGTTGGCTACTTGTTTAGGTGTGGGTTGTTGAAGGGCCAGGGTAGGGGTCATCAactataatgaacaaaaatattttttatttaaccagttaaactagttgagaacacgtaatcatttacaactgcgaactggccaagataaagcaaatcagtgcgacacaaacagagTTACACGTCGAATAAACAAGcgtagtcaataacacaatagaaaaaagaaagtctatatacagtgtgtgcaaatggcgtgccGCAGTGTTTCGAGATACCGTTCCGATTTACGTTCCATGAACAaacatataaacacaacatgcaaaaatgtcaaagattTTACGGAGTTgaagttcatatgaggaaatcagtcaattgaaaaatgtatcaggccctaatctatggatttcacatgactggaaatacagattCATCTGTTGGTCAAAGATACCTTACAAAAAATGGGCCTTACAATgcacctcaggatctcgtcacgttaTTTCTGTGTATTCAAATTGTAGCTAATATGCCTGCCCATGCCACAACCCCACCTCTATCATGGggcactgttcacaacgttgacaacAGCAAACCGTTCACCCACATGTCTCCATATATGTAGTCTGCTGTTGTGAGACCAGTTGGTAGTaatgtcaaattctctaaaacaacattgaaggtggcttatggtagagaactgaacattaaattatctggcaacagctttggtggacattcctgcagtcagcatgccaattgcaagctccctctaatttgagacatctgtagcattgtgttgtgacaaaactgcacacattttagagtggccttgcacctgtgtaatgatcatgctgtttaatcagcatcttgatatgccacacctgtcaggtggatggcttggcaaaggagaaatgctcactaacagggatgtaaacaaatttgtgcactattagagagaaataagctttttgtgcatatggaacatctCTGGAATATTTTATTTAAGCTCATGCAACATGGGACCAACggtttacatgttgcgtttatatttgtgttcagtgcaGATTCAGCCGTGGGCCAATTTGTTCTGGTGCAGGTGGTTGGGGGGCCGGGACATAATACAAaatgtagactgcaaattgaacCCAAGAAGCCTAAAGTTATATATTTGACTataacataatcatttcaaaccttgattacatttGGGAACATTGTCCTGCGTAGGATGCTGGCTTTCGGATAGGTTGTTAAAATGGGTGTGCCCTGATTGCCTGTGGTCATTCAAATTCCCATAACTCTTGTAAGAGTAGGGTTTGTTCACCCTGTTTTAATGGCTAATTTCCCAACTTGGCCAAattccatcatggccacctaatcatccccctcATTCCTAATCctatcactcctcacctctccacgtGATAGCTGATGTGTTTGGTGAGAGTTCTGGTACAAAAATAGTCTCTGTGCATCACTGAGGTTGATGCTGCACATTGATGAGGAGTAGGGGGAaactcacctcctcctcatcatgtaAATACTTTGAGTACCTCAGTTGAtagaaaagtgctatataaatccAATTAATTATTGTTATTTGTATGcaatcacatacagtatgtatctattatgcaatacttgggaacagatttcccaaaaaatcacttggagctgatttccttgTGTTTTAACAGTTTTTATGGCCAACAAcggaaaaataaataattaaatatgattttttttctttttcgggcaaccagttggggaaccctggccTAGGGAGTTGGCAAAAAGGCACAGTGACAACAAACCACTGGAACATTTATATAATTGGGGCTTCTAATTGGAGTTGGACTTATTTCCACACTTTGTCTCACAGACACTGTATTGTCTCTACTACCACATTCATAGACGCTAACTGCTGTAGCGCCTATTGACGATAGTGTGTTCTGACCGGGTGAGTTTAGCCAAATGCCTCAACGCTTGCTGTAAACATTATCACACGTCACTTGTGGTACTGTTTTGGAGACATACGGAAGTATCTATCATGTCAGCGAGAAAtgtttttcaaaaaacaaaagTTTAAATTACTGCACACCTTTTTTATAGGGTTTAGTGCTCACagccatatctccatgttacagcgcCTGTGTAGTAGAAGTGTATTTTTTTCGGATGGAAGCacccatagctgtatggatctgtgcaaAACTGCTACCGTTACtgcatattttatttatttgaaggGTTCTTTATCGCTGATGAGAGGCATATGTTTCGAAACCCGTATCGCAAGCGATGATTATTGACTTTTTCTAAACTTTAAAACACAGCGACTGGATTGTAGTTCACACGAGCCAGGCGCGGGCGTAGCTAATCGCTTAAacctgtagggagaaggcagaatacCTCCTAGAGTTTTCGAgcgctacactacatgaccaaaagtatttggacacctgcttgtcgaacatctcattacgaaatcatgggcattaatatggagttggtccccctttgctgctataagagcctccactcttctgggaaggctttccactagatgttggaaaattGCTACGGGGACTTCATTCCATTCAGctacgagcattagtgaggtcgggccctgatgttgggcgattaggcctggctcgtagtcagcgttccaattcatcccaaaggtattcattggggttgagatcagggctttgtgtacttccacaccgatctcgacaaaccatttttgtatggacctgCTTTGTgccggggcattgtcatgctgaaacaggaaagggccacccccaaactgttgccacaaaattggaagcacagaatcttctagaattccattgtatgctgtagtgttaagatttcccttcattagAACTAAGGGGCttaacccgaaccatgaaaaacagcccaagaccattattcctcctccaccaaactttacagttggcactatgcattgaggcAGGTAGCATCCTCcgaacccagattcgtccgtcggactgccagatggcgaCGTGGTTAATCACTGgaagagaatgcgtttccactgctccaaagtaCAATGGtgtcgagctttacaccactccagccaacgcttggcattgtgatcttaggcttgtgtgtagcTGCTCGGCCATTCTATTACTCTTACTATCTCTCAGTGAAATATCAAGCCTTCCCTGAGATCTGGTTGCGTGACAATGACCGTAGGTGTTGATAAAACCGCataaacagatcagggaccaggcaaGGCACATTCTACATTAAGCTGGCTGTGTCTGGTCTTGTGAACATCTTCttactcctcttcctccacagGTCTGTGACCAGGCGGGTGTGGTCGGCCCCTGCCCATCAGAGACCATTCAGGGTGTGTTCCCATGACAGGGGCACAAGGAAGGGCATCACAGCAGGAACTCTggaggagctgagagagagggtgagagagatggacatgagggaataaataaagaaaaaaaggGTTTCCTGTTGTTATAAGGCCATGAGTGACCATGTGACCTGAACAGGAAAAGCTCTACTGTAGTTGTATAAGGACAGGTCTGGGATCTGAAGCACTTGCAAGAGAAGAATGTATTGTGCCTTCAAAATACACTGTGACTGTATGTCCTCTGACTATATCTACCTTTGTTGCTACCACAGGTGTGCCAGGCTAAGATGCTGTGTTTGTCCAGTCTGGCTGTGGTGCTGGTGTGTGAGGAGGATGGGACAGTGGTGGACTCTGAAGACTTACTGATGTCTTTGCCAGACAATACAGTCCTCATGGCCCTGGAACCTGGACAGACATGGAAAACTCCTCCGGTAGGGATGTCCTGatctacactaccggtcaaaagttttagaacaactactcattcaagggtttttctttatttgtactattttctacattgtagaataacagtgaagacatcaaaactatgaaataacacatggaatcatgtagtaaccaaaaaacgtgttaaacaaatcaaaatatattttatatttgagattcttcaaacatccacccttttccttgatgacagctttgcacactcttgccattctcttaaccagcttcacctggaatgctttttcaacagtcttgaaggaattcccacatatgctgagcacttgttggctgcttttcctatactatgcggtccgactcatcccaaaccatctcaattcggTTGAGGTCGAGGGATTGTGGAGGTCACGTCAtccgatgcagcactccatcactctccttcttggtcaaatagtccttacacagccgagaggtgtgttttgggtcattgtcctgttgaaaaacaaatgatagtcccactaagcccaaaccaaatgggatggcgtatcgctgcataatgctgtggcagccatgctggttaagtgtgccttgaattataaataaatcacagacagtgtcaccagcaaagcacccacacaccatcacacctcctcctccatgcttcacggtgggaaatacacatgcggagatcatccgttcacccacacagtgtctcacaaagacactgcggttggaacaaaaaatctcaaatttggacgcCAAACTAAAGGACCAtattccaccggtctaatgtccattgcttgtgtttcttggcccaagcaagtctcttattattggtgtcctttagtagtggtttctattCAGCAATTGGatcatgaatgcctgattcacacagtctcctctgaacagttgatgttgagatgtatctgttacttgaactattTGGGTTGCagtatctgaggctggtaactcaaatgaatttatcctctgcagcagaggtaactctgggtcttccattcctttgGCGGTCGTCATGAGATCTagtttcattatagcgcttgattgtttttgtgactgcacctgaagaaactttaaaagttcttgacatatTCCCtatttactgaccttcatgtcttaaagtaatgatggactgtcgttcccctttgcttatttgagctggttgagagaaagctttgcacacttttggcagtcatcaaggcaaagtgtggctatttgaagaatctcaaatacaaaatatatttggatttgtttaacttttttggttactacatgattccatatgtgttatttcatagttttgatgtcttcactcctACTTTACAAAGTAGAACATCGTAAAAAtgaaggaaaacccttgaatgagtaggtgtcctaaaacttttgactggtagtatAGGTATCTCAACTTGAATGTGTTTTGTTAGCACAATATGTCCATGTGTGCACACCCTTGTCAGACGATTAAAGATAAGTAGGGTTCTGAGTTTTTCTCTCCCACACGACCCGATCAGGAAAATCTTAaaggcccagagtttttcctggttaataatgtataatatatgccatttagcagacacttttatccaaagcgacgcAGTCATggcagtcatgcgtgcatacatttgaCCTATGGGTGGCCCCAGCGTGAAACAAGCAGTAGCAGTGCATGgctaaaatcactggggaagccaagccagaaaaaaagccatataACAACCCacgtgttgtgataattgcgttgtttgttCTATAACCTgctagttcatatgccttgcgaccgtgatatataggcctaaggccgagacaatacgaatacacagtggcagaataaattaaaCCACAcctttttgtttcatcacaaaaccagagagcaacctctgtccggtgaagtccacaaagcatattacatgtaacaaacagttaggTGACCTACTGTTTGACCTTGCATGGTCAAGTAAGTTTATGTTTCCAACATTTTCAGACTACTAAATATCTATTGATTGAGAACCGCGGAGAGTTACCACCATTCTAGCACCATTTCAATTTCTACATCAAAtcatgcttagtctaatacagtgacaactgaATTTATTTTGCTTACGCTGATTGGACTATGTGGCtatccatggttctgatttctgtgtatctgtgtgtgtgttcgtgcaagtagaaaaaacatgttgacccACCCTACTTGTTGAGAAAGGCCAATGCCatcctctttcatgttgacgaaatggtccatgtcatacagtacacgcttGTATTTTTTGTTTTCCTAAGCTACCTTGCTAAAATGCTTGCTGGCTaacctaacttcctttcatgggcattGTTAGCTATTTAAcgttagccttctacatctagctacatattgaacttacatcctctcaggccaggggcccATTGTAtaaatttatggttggatcagaatcgccattataatcattggccagtatggagaattaagtaaaaccacaagtccaaatccctgtCTTCATCCATGGcaaatttaggaaagggacaattttagaTAGTTAGCCTCTGgtggacaacaacacaatgagatgcaacaaTTAAAGTTGTTTTTGTCAGTGACGTATTGCTCTCGATGTGATtggagtgaagccaaatccaaactggcttcccaaAACATTTCTTTTGTgtgtgccaggaccattcacagttgcgTTCACTCggtttagctcaatgctgattgactatttttttttttttatcaagggaggccaaacgCTAGCTGGCATCCCTTGCATTCAGTGCTACGGGTGGCAACAATCTTATACTCTTTTTGACatgacagcatcagatagatggcctacacatataGACACAGAGGGGCGCTGTGAGCTCAAAACCAACAATGCTACCGTCTCTTCTGGAGTAGGGTGTTGATCTTGGGTCAGCTTTGCATTTCTCCCactaacctgatcctagatctgtacttaggggaaacttcaccctggagcgtctctccctctcacaccatATCCTATGCTAAACCTACAGGGTACAACGCTCTCTAAAGCCCAAGACCCCAACCAGCCGCGGACAGGAAAGGATATAGCCTGTGTGACCTTTGACCTGTACCGGCAGAACCCCAAGGACGTGTTTGGCTCCCTGAACGTAA encodes:
- the LOC118392093 gene encoding cell death activator CIDE-B-like; the encoded protein is MLSSLSRTHTERQLCPMRLYLIHRHRSLTAKSIQKKLVSQTRRNREATALTQQQEEKHKKREEDKKWDMETTASLIKSVTRRVWSAPAHQRPFRVCSHDRGTRKGITAGTLEELRERVCQAKMLCLSSLAVVLVCEEDGTVVDSEDLLMSLPDNTVLMALEPGQTWKTPPGTTLSKAQDPNQPRTGKDIACVTFDLYRQNPKDVFGSLNVKGTFSGRYSVSADFKCLGPKKVLREALRVASTLLQAAGHMLITSANLIKRLIEGAEFWQPQRAEFAEY